Proteins encoded together in one Lathyrus oleraceus cultivar Zhongwan6 chromosome 5, CAAS_Psat_ZW6_1.0, whole genome shotgun sequence window:
- the LOC127078615 gene encoding uncharacterized protein LOC127078615: protein MESFISAQTQQNKEFLNQDIHINELIKQLGTKVYSMITHNKMLEIQTLQIAQQQAPQATPEGQFPGQPQPNPRGQDNVVTLQSGTTYDEPVKPVMKVEEVERQKDQKVKDKGENKDKVYVPPSPYKPPILFPQRLKERKNDDQYKKFIKVIEKLHLEIPFTEAITQIPSYAKFLKDILTNKRGLDDPKPLECNSIAENKLAKKEKDPGSFSIPCILGNNVIEKAFLDLEASISLMLLAVCKRINLGELQPTKMYLQLADRSVKYSVGILEDIPVRIKQLYVRTDFMVMEIKEDDEVPILIGRPFLSSVGSIIDVKRGKLTFKMSDEKIEFILSKFLMAPVIEDSCYAIDIIDECIRELDQERPAETMKYSSTSIREGDGFRLEPHMDDNLYECLALTPNHMPCPKKLSIELKELPKNLRYEFLDQELNHPVIVSATLNRDETSQILDILLKYPSPLGYNIFDLKGISPSGSMHRILMEEDSKPSREHQRRLNPIMSDVVKKEVLKLLEAGIIYQISYSKWVSPVHVVPKKGGVTVVENEKGEHVAKHVENGWRMCIDYRKLNKMDTRDFSKFPFTPKIKRKQPLHALTERLPIDECPSNFAMPQPPSNAV from the exons ATGGAAAGTTTCATTTCGGcccagactcagcaaaataaagagTTCCTAAACCAAGATATTCACATAAATGAACTTATCAAACAATTAGGAACTAAGGTTTATTCGATGATCACTcacaataagatgcttgaaaTCCAAACCTTACAAATAGCACAACAACAAGCCCCCCAGGCCACACCTGAAGGGCaatttcctggacaacctcaaccaaaccccCGAGGGCAAGATAACGTTGTTACCCTACAAAGTGGGACCACCTATGACGAACCTGTAAAACCAGTCATGA AAGTAGAGGAGGTAGAGAGACAAAAAGACCAGAAAGTGAAGGATAAGGGAGAAAATAAAGATAAAGTTTATGTTCCACCCTCTCCTTATAAACCACCAATTCTATTTCCGCAAAGACTTAAAGAGAGAAAAAATGATGACCAATATAAAAAGTTTATAAAAGTGATCGAGAAACTCCACTTAGAAATCCCTTTCACCGAAGCCATCACCCAGATACCATCTTATGCCAAATTCCTTAAGGACATCTTAACCAACAAACGTGGGTTGGATGATCCCAAACCTTTAGAATGCAACTCCATTGCTGagaataaacttgctaagaaggagaaagatcCCGGGAGCTTTTCCATACCTTGTATTTTAGGGAATAATGTTATAGAAAAAGCGTTCCTAGACTTGGAAGCAAGCATAAGCTTGATGCTTTTAGCAGTTTGTAAAAGGATAAACCTAGGAGAATTACAACCGACTAAAATGTAtcttcaattagccgatagatctgtaAAATATTCAGTAGGCATATTAGAAGACATTCCAGTTAGAATCAAACAACTTTATGTCCGAACAGATTTTATGGTAATGGAAATTAAAGAAGATGACGAAGTCCCGATCCTCATTGGTAGACCCTTCTTATCATCTGTGGGATCcataatagatgttaaaagaggaaaaCTAACTTTCAAAATGAGTGATGAAAagatagaatttatactttcCAAATTCCTAATGGCACCAGTCATAGAAGACTCTTGTTATGCCATtgatatcattgatgaatgcatAAGGGAGCTAGATCAAGAAAGACCTGCCGAGACAATGAAATATTCCTCGACTTCCATAAGAGAAGGCGACGGATTTAGACTGGAGCCTCACATGGATGACAACCTTTATGAATGCTTAGCACTTACCCCGAACCATATGCCATGTCCTAAGAAATTATCTatagaacttaaggaactacccaagaaTCTAAGATATGAGTTTTTAGATCAAGAACTAAATCACCCAGTTATAGTAAGCGCCACCTTGAATAGAGATGAAACAAGCCAAATTTTAGATATCTTGCTAAAGTATCCCTCACCTTTAGGATATAACATATTTGATCTCAAAGGGATAAGTCCATCCGGGAGCATGCACCGAATCTTGATGGAGGAAGACTCTAAACCTTCTAGAGAACATCAACGAAGGCTAAACCCTATAATGAGCGACGTGGTAAAGAAAGAAGTATTGAAACTACTAGAGGCTGGTATAATTTATCAAATTTCAtatagtaagtgggtgagccctgtaCATGTGGTACCTAAAAAAGGAGGTGTCACGGTTGTGGAAAATGAGAAAGGCGAGCATGTAGCTAAACATGTAGAAAATGGTTGGCGTATGTGCATTGACTACAGAAAACTAAATAAG ATGGATACTCGGGATTTTTCCAAATTCCCattcaccccgaagatcaagagaaaacaacctttacaTGCCCTTACAGAACGTTTGCCTATAGACGAATGCCCTTCGAACTTTGCAATGCCCCAACCACCTTCCAACGctgtatga